Proteins from one Salvelinus sp. IW2-2015 linkage group LG9, ASM291031v2, whole genome shotgun sequence genomic window:
- the cdan1 gene encoding codanin-1, producing the protein MAALLESLLQKEVEAIKAVEWLKHDGDSDSLAWCKPLKIERQEFVPFLLNFLREQSCSALTHGPATPAKTPSHPRVSQPSQQGPGFSSERRGGCRSTGPGTGPRSASRVQLFSSTPSLSPGAEWDATHPPSGSHYLGEISALSSPSFSSARSPAPASTSRHTPSERRSDQRASLGDFMLSPPELQHQHNLSLGVQQPRGRRRSAGMGRQGGGRGVFQTEEVGPGRSEGGGRKGRGGGANKMGDTAVSPPMTTLVQLNLTNLEDFPPMGMSHASPPLHTKPSRRINPTPVSAERPHSRPKTCFTSTPFSTRPSSPPPVPEAVTGAIEGSITGSLNVGSPPLSLQEERELLKRVKCKRAQQVGSPLPTSLDPCTPTKSVLRPVSGSKMTPVTQGLCPDPSKVTLTSELDLLADLYCTCISENLVPNVFLELFFVLQLLTSRTPAVTEEEDKDLSTGKLDVLERGYLSKVHNCVYFSVRVLENQFELVSHLDKDTLRLLAENERVTCFSPSLRNRLTLAQDPSTAKISPSVDTFIHSVPFQPATDNRSNFSSDKAFHTFKKQRDIFYEVLREWEDFHKEPRWEFEVELGSRVRGMVSQLNSTGNHSHFARLFLKQLVQMCKGPRALGSPGDTPDADLLGMLGADSLGRLKRLEERLIQPQGILGPCPPPAFPGHQEFFRDFLKTASCCQLNQHLKDSLCQQLLQLDEVSVLAPVVSSTEGEGDMEQQDEKQRFSSVLLLARLLAKFLGYISFLPYQTSERPSREIQEAAATLRSKSMSVLDVCAVLRSCVRRRRTILTVPWLVEFLSMLDFTGPFLLCYRTVLGLLLSLYRRMVLSREGEVCYLNQLLMVAVLGWLFQIPVIPEELFFSTDFTVAVELEESQTNVQGLDCLPLVDQQLLYTCCPFLGEFRKLLAAFVAGSSARGGGLIRKITPTSAELRGAPTTTRSQQKLQVDLEQAFFHNQPPSLRRTVEFVAERVGSNCVKHMKVTLVCELVRGGEQLLREGLISPGANPLILNDSICAQLCDGGQEALERATRFCSEKGPEAIRVLLPDETSPAVLTTSENITKRLATEKACSWLTSNITALVKREWKTKFDRVMKSLPSPEASGVEGSGSGLGAKTGAAAVTQEQSRTPKRDMGKEEAVTSCPPDCPHSAPLPSDVLVEIKEVLSIAVGPRSEKEVLTCLQLNALLGKVGEALSCKKFSFPMPEQMLIRCTVLLACKLVSGELPMVFPQEECGRTVSPGPVLPDSPVQRVGCSIKALLEQLILLWGRDYCSSAPLHLLFTEMTLSAVLVAGDSQWDNFLFLVRQLVERGILGEKEVVSHWRKLSQLPWPTEFIEKIQQQSSSTTSLHPPELQNHMDMLQVSPQPVEGAN; encoded by the exons ATGGCGGCTCTTTTGGAATCGCTGCTGCAGAAGGAAGTGGAAGCTATCAAGGCCGTCGAATGGCTAAAACACGACGGG GACAGTGACAGCTTGGCATGGTGTAAGCCACTGAAGATTGAAAGACAGGAGTTTGTTCCTTTCCTGTTGAACTTCCTGCGAGAGCAGAGCTGCTCCGCCCTCACCCATGGCCCTGCCACACCCGCCAAGACCCCCAGCCACCCCAGGGTCTCCCAGCCCTCTCAGCAGGGGCCAGGCTTCTCCAGTGAGCGTAGGGGGGGCTGCAGATCTACCGGACCTGGAACCGGTCCTCGTAGCGCCAGCCGTGTACAGCtattctcctccactccctccctgtcCCCTGGGGCTGAGTGGGATGCTACCCACCCCCCATCTGGCTCCCACTACCTGGGTGAGATCAGTGCCCTCAGTAGTCCTTCCTTCAGCTCAGCCAGGAGCCCTGCTCCAGCCTCCACCTCCAGGCACACTCCCTCAGAGCGCCGCTCCGACCAGAGAGCCAGTTTGGGGGATTTCATGCTGTCACCTCCAGAGCTCCAGCACCAACACAATCTCAGCCTGGGGGTCCAGCAGCCGCGTGGCCGCAGGAGGAGTGCCGGGATGGGAAGGCAGGGTGGGGGGCGTGGTGTGTTCCAGACTGAGGAGGTGGGGCCAGGAAGATCTGAGGGTggtgggaggaagggaaggggaggaggggctaATAAAATGGGTGACACTGCTGTGTCACCTCCAATGACAACGCTGGTCCAGCTGAACTTAACCAATCTGGAAGACTTCCCACCTATGGGGATGTCGCATGCATCACCACC ACTGCATACAAAACCATCTCGGAGGATCAACCCAACCCCAGTCAGTGCAGAGCGGCCGCACTCCAGACCGAAGACCTGTTTCACTTCCACCCCGTTCAGCACCAggccctccagccctccaccaGTCCCAGAGGCAGTCACTGGGGCCATCGAAGGGAGCATCACTGGGTCCCTGAACGTGGGCAGCCCCCCTCTCAgtctgcaggaggagagagaactgcTAAAGAGAGTGAA GTGTAAACGAGCCCAGCAGGTGGGATCCCCTCTACCCACCTCTTTGGACCCCTGTACCCCTACAAAATCAGTGCTCCGGCCGGTATCAGGCTCCAAAATGACCCCTGTCACCCAGGGGTTGTGTCCTGACCCCTCTAAAGTCACCTTGACCTCTGAACTGGACCTTCTGGCTGACCTCTACTGCACTTGCATCTCTG AGAACCTAGTTCCCAACGTGTTCCTGGAGCTGTTCTTTGTGCTGCAGCTTCTGACATCTAGAACACCGGCCGTCACAGAGGAAGAGGACAAGGATCTAAGTACGGGGAAGTTAG ATGTCCTGGAAAGAGGTTACCTCAGCAAGGTGCACAACTGTGTCTACTTCTCTGTCAGGGTGCTGGAGAATCAGTTTGA GTTGGTGTCTCACCTGGACAAAGACACCCTGCGTCTCTTGGCTGAGAACGAGAGGGTGACCTGCTTCTCTCCATCCCTGAGGAACAGACTGACCCTGGCCCAGGACCCCAGCACAGCCAAG aTCTCGCCCTCTGTGGACACCTTCATCCACTCTGTCCCGTTCCAGCCTGCCACTGACAACCGCTCCAACTTCAGCAGTGACAAGGCCTTCCACACCTTCAAGAAGCAGAGGGATATTTTCTACGAGGTGCTGCGAGAGTGGGAAGACTTCCACAAGGAACCTAGATGGGAGTTTGAAGTTGAACTAGGCAGTAGGGTTAG AGGAATGGTGAGTCAACTGAACTCCACTGGAAACCACTCCCATTTCGCCAGACTCTTCCTCAAGCAGTTGGTGCAG atGTGTAAAGGTCCCCGTGCTCTGGGCTCCCCGGGCGACACCCCCGACGCGGACCTGCTAGGCATGCTGGGAGCAGACAGCCTGGGGCGTCTAAAGCGTCTGGAGGAGCGTCTGATCCAGCCCCAAGGCATTCTGGGACCCTGTCCTCCACCTGCCTTCCCAGGACACCAGGAGTTCTTCAGGGACTTCTTAAAGACCGCAAGCTG CTGCCAGCTGAACCAGCACCTGAAGGACAGTCTGTGTCAGCAGCTCCTCCAGCTGGACGAGGTGTCCGTCCTGGCTCCTGTGGTCTCCAGTACCGAGGGCGAGGGAGACATGGAACAACAA gacgaGAAGCAGCGTTTCTCCTCTGTCCTGCTGTTGGCTCGTCTCCTAGCTAAGTTCCTGGGTTATATCTCCTTCCTGCCGTACCAGACCTCTGAGAGGCCCTCCAGGGAGATACAGGAGGCTGCCGCCACCCTCCGCAGCAAG AGTATGTCTGTGCTGGATGTGTGTGCGGTCCTGCGTAGCTGTGTTCGTAGGAGACGGACCATCCTGACTGTGCCCTGGCTGGTGGAGTTCCTCTCCATGCTGGACTTCACCGGTCCCTTCCTCCTCTGCTACAGGACCGTTCTGGGACTGCTGCTCAGCCTATACAG gCGGATGGTGCTGTCCAGAGAAGGAGAGGTGTGTTACCTGAATCAGCTTCTCATGGTGGCTGTTCTTGGCTGGCTATTCCAGATCCCAGTGATCCCGGAGGAGCTTTTCTTCAGTACTGATTTCACTGTAGCTGTAGAGCTAGAGGAGAGCCAGACCAACGTCCAGGGACTT gactgTCTCCCCCTAGTGGACCAACAGCTCCTCTACACCTGCTGTCCTTTCCTGG GTGAGTTCCGTAAGCTCCTCGCTGCCTTTGTGGCCGGTAGCTCTGCCAGGGGTGGAGGCCTCATCCGTAAAATCACCCCTACCTCTGCTGAGCTGAGAggagcccccaccaccaccaggtcACAGCAGAAACTACAG GTGGATTTGGAGCAAGCCTTCTTCCATAACCAGCCTCCATCTCTCAGACGAACGGTGGAGTTTGTAGCTGAGAGGGTGGGATCCAACTGTGTCAAACACATGAA ggtcACATTGGTGTGTGAACTGGTCCGTGGTGGAGAGCAGTTGCTGAGGGAGGGGCTGATCTCACCAGGGGCCAACCCTCTGATACTCAACGACTCCATCTGTGCTCAGCTCTGTGACGGGGGCCAGGAGGCTCTGGAGAGAGCTACCAG GTTTTGCAGTGAGAAGGGTCCAGAAGCCATCCGGGTTCTTCTTCCTGACGAGACGTCTCCCGCT GTTCTCACTACGTCGGAGAACATCACCAAGCGCCTGGCCACTGAGAAGGCCTGTAGCTGGCTCACCTCCAACATCACAGCCCTGGTCAAGCGAGAGTGGAAAACAAAGTTTGACCGTGTGATGAAGTCTCTTCCCAGCCCAGAGGCTAGTGGTGTGGAAGGTTCTGGTTCTGGTCTTGGGGCTAAAACTGGAGCTGCAGCAGTTACCCAGGAGCAGTCACGTACCCCAAAACGGGACATGGGCAAGGAGGAGGCTGTGACGTCCTGCCCTCCAGACTGCCCCCACAGTGCACCACTACCATCTGATGTCCTGGTAGAGATTAAG GAGGTGTTGAGTATTGCAGTGGGCCCGAGGTCTGAAAAGGAGGTGCTGACTTGTCTACAGCTGAACGCTCTACTGGGCAAAGTAGGAGAAGCACTGAGCTGCAAAAAG TTCTCATTCCCAATGCCTGAACAGATGCTGATACGTTGCACCGTCCTACTAGCCTGTAAACTAG TTTCAGGGGAGCTGCCCATGGTGTTCCCACAGGAGGAATGTGGTAGGACAGTGTCTCCTGGTCCAGTACTACCAGACTCCCCAGTCCAAAGGGTAGGCTGTTCAATCAAAGCCCTGCTGGAGCAGTTGATCCTCCTGTGGGGGAGAGACTACTGTTCATCAGCCCCCCTCCACCTGCTCTTCACAGAAATGACACTCAGTGCTGTCCTCGTGGCCGGCGACTCACAG TGGGACAACTTCCTGTTCCTGGTCAGACAGCTGGTAGAGCGGGGGATTCTGGGAGAGAAAGAAGTGGTCTCTCATTGGAGGAAGCTGTCACAGTTACCCTGGCCAACG GAGTTCATAGAGAAGATCCAGCAGCAGTCCTCTTCCACCACATCCCTTCATCCGCCTGAGCTTCAGAACCACATGGACATGTTGCAGGTCTCACCACAACCTGTAGAGGGAGCCAACTAA